From Scytonema millei VB511283:
TAGGACGAAAGTTACGCGAGGCAGTGGTAGCGCTGAAGTTGGAAACGTTTTACAGCAAAGATTTTATTCTACTGATGTATCTCAACCGCGTTTTTCTGGGAGCAGATACATACGGCTTTGAAGATGCAGCACGATTCTATTTTGATAAATCAGCCAAGGAACTCAATCTTTCGGAAGCTGCGACTTTAGTGGGAATTTTACCCTCTCCCAACGGATTCAATTTTTGTGGTGACGTGCGCAGCAATCAAAAAGCAATTGAATACCGCAACCGCGTTATCAGTCGGATGTTGGCGCAAGGAATGGTGACGACAGAAGAAGCAAATCGGGCGCGGCGATCGCAAATTGAAGTGAGTTCTCGCGTCTGTGAAGCCCAAGCCAAAACGATCGCGCCATACTTTTACAACGCTGTCTTTCAAGAACTGCAAGCAATTTTGGGTAAAGAGTTAGCAGCAGAGGGTAATTACATTGTCGAAACCCAGCTCGATCTAGATATGCAAGCCAAAGCAGAAGAAGCTTTGCGCAACTCGGTACGGCAAGCTGGAGCCAGTATCGGCTATTCCCAAGGGGCAGTTGTCACCCTCGATGCTAGTACGGGTGCAGTACTGGCAATGGTAGGAGGCACTGATTACAAAACCAGCCAATTTAACCGCGTAACTCAAGCTCAACGCCAACCCGGTTCGGCTTTTAAACTATTTACTTATGCGGCGGCGATCGAAAAAGGAATTTCCCCAGAAAAATCTTATTCTTGTGCGCCTGTATCTTGGCAAGGACAGCGATTTCGCGGCTGTATTCGCGGCAGCGATGAGTTAGATGTAGCGACGGGGTTAGCCCTATCGGAAAACCCGATTGCCTTGCGAGTTGCTCAAGATGTCGGGCTAGATAGCATCATGCGCATGGCGCAAAGATTGGGAATTCAGTCACCCTTGCAACCAGTCCCAGGCTTAGTTTTAGGGCAAAGTGAAACGAGTTTACTCGAAATGACTGGAGCATATGGGGCGATCGCCAATGATGGCGTGTGGAACCGTCCCCATCTGATTATGAGAATACTGGATAGTAGCGACTGCGACGATCGCCAAGACTTGAAAACCTGTCGCGAGATTTACGCTTACAATCGCACCCAAACCACAAATCGGCGGATACTCAGCCCAGGCGTAGCCCAGACGGTAACTTCCATGCTACGCGGAGTCGTAGAACGCGGTACTGGTACAGCAGCAAATATCGGACTGGGTGAGGAAGCAGGTAAAACTGGTACGAGTGGTTTAGCAGCAAGAAATCAGAACTTTGACCTTTGGTTTATTGGGTTTCTTACCAGAGAAAAACTCGTTACAGGGGTATGGTTGGGTAACGATAATAATGCTCCTATGTCCGGTTACGGCGTACAAGCGGCGCGTTTGTGGGGCAACTACATGCGGGAAGTGGTGCGGTAATAACGTTCTTGAGGGCGTACATCTGGGGCGTATAGGAATAGGGGCGCACGGCTGTGCGCCCCTACAAACATAATTCTCGGTCAAAAATCTAACTTTCAGCTCTCATGAAGTAGCTAAATAACTGAGAGAATTGTGCTATTGAACGCAAAAAAGGCTGATTAGCCCGATAAGTATGAATCGTCGGCTAAAACTAGAGCGATCGCTTGCTAAGTCGCTACAAGAATACCTCAGAGGTATTACTGGGGGGCTGTTGTTTAGTTTGCCCCTACTGTACACGATGGAAGTTTGGTGGGCTGGCTTTATCGTCCATCCCGTACGCTTGTTAATTTACGTGCTGGCTACTTTTACGCTGCTCTTGGCATACAACCGCTATGCAGGCTTGCGCAGATCTGCTGGTGCGTTAGAAGTCGCAATCGATTCCGTGGAGGAAATGGGTATAGGATTGGTCGTTGCTGCCGTCATGCTGTGGCTGTTAGGACAAATTAATGCCGATATGAATCTGACAGAGATTGGCGGGAAAATCGTTGTAGAAGCTATGACTGTTGCTATTGGCGTATCTGTTGGGACTGCCCAACTCGGCGGAGAAGCCAAGCAAGAAGGCGATACAGGAATGCAGGGAGAAGATTCCCAACCTAGTTCTAGTCCCGTACCTTTTTTGGCAGATGACGAAGGCGACTTTGGGGGACAAATGGCGATCGCCTTATGTGGCTCAGTTTTATTTGCTGCCAACCTTGCCCCTACAGAAGAAATTATCGTGATTGCAATTGAATCGTCAACAGCGAGACTGTTAGGGCTTGCCTTACTCTCAATTTTATTTGCCGTGCTAATCCTGTTTTATAGCGACTTTACTGGTTCCCAGCGTTTTAGCCAAATTAGAGGAATTAAAAATATTTTCTTTGGTGCAGTAGTCACTTATGCGATCGCGTTAGTTGGATCTGCGGCTATTCTCTGGTTTTTCGGACGCTTTGACGATACGACTCTCTTCATTTGTCTAGCTCAAACCGTTGTTTTAGGAGTCGCTGCTACTTTGGGGGCTTCTGCTGGGAGGCTATTGTTGCAATGAAAAAACTAGAAAAAAATTGGTTAGAGTGGATTGTTTTTGTTATTAGTCTCATTCTCGTATTATTTACGCTGGGTTACATAGTTTATGACGGTGCAACTTTAGGTGAAACTCCACCAAATATCGAACTACAACTCGATCGACCTCAACCGCAAGGCGATCGCTTTATCGTTCCCGTCACTGCTACAAATCGCGGTGATGAAACAGCAGAAACCGTACAAATCGAAGTGACGCTTAATAATGATGGTAAAGAAGCCGAAACTGCCGAATTTGAAATTGCTTTTCTTCCCCGTCACTCAACTCGTCGAGGCTGGGTAACATTTCAAACCGATCCTCGAACCGTAGAACAAATTGAAGCACGGGTACTAGGATTTGAAAAACCATGAATATAAGTCGTAAGTCGTAAGTCGTAAGTAACGTTCCCTGATAACTGATAACTGATAACTGATAACTGATAACTGATAACTGATAACTGACTTTGGAACCTTATGATTCTTCCGTAAGTCTTGTTATTTAACAGATTTAGCAATATATAGCGGAGAGGAATAAGTATATGCTTACTTTTAAACCCTGGCAGACAGGGACAGCTTTTCTTATGGCTTTAACTATTGGTACTAGCGCTACTCTACCAATGGTAATGACAGCTCCAGCAACGGCTCAAGTGTTCCCATCGTCGCCAGGAAGTAGCAGAATTAGCGATCGCACGACTATTCGGGCTGGGGCAAGAATTCCCGTGCGCTATGATGAAGCCGAAAAGATCGTTATCAGTCCGAAAGAGAGGATGCGCTTAACTCTTACGGTAGCTGCTAACATTACTAACCGCAACGGCACGGTGTTAATTCCGGCTGGTAGCCTGATTGAAGGCGAACTCGTTCCTGCTGATGGTGGTTCTCAATTTATTGCCAGAAATCTAATTATTGATGATGGCAGACGGCAATCAATTGATGCTTCCTCTGATGTGATTGAAACTACTCAGCTGCGTAGGGGAGTGAGTACGGGATCGATTCTCAAAGGTGCAGTCGTGGGAGCTGCCGCTGGCGCAGCTTTAGGTGGACTGACAGGCAATCGCCGTATTTCTACCGGAGAGGTATTAATTGGTACGGGAGTCGGTGCTGCGGGTGGAGCGGCGCTAGGACGTAAAAAAGCTGATGTAGTTGTCATTAACCCTGACACCGACTTAGATCTGATTTTGGATTCTAGTCTGACAGTCGATCGCTATTAAAGAGAAGAATTGTAGAGGCGTTTCACGAAACGTCTCTACAATAGCAATTACTGCGGAGAAATCTGAATCGGAGAAGTTTCTTGTTGTTGTTGCTCTTGGCGTTCCTCAATTGTGGCTTGAATTTTAGGATTAGCTAACAGTTTTTTCGTGTCAGCTAACAAGCGATCGCCCCACAAATTTTGTTTGAGAAATTCTAAGTCACCATAACGGCTGTCAATTTTGAGGGCTGCTGTTCCTAATTGTAAACCTCTTGTTTGTTCGCCTTGGCTATATAAAGCAACTGCCATTGCAAGTTGGGGTTCTGCGGCTTGCTTGTCAACGGCTAAAGCTGCTTGCCATTGCTTCATTGCCTCGTCTATGTTGCCCTGTTCGTATTGAATTAAGCCGATATTATTGATCGCGGGCCAAAACTTTTTATCTAAGGCGATCGCTTTGTCATATTGGGCGATCGCATCTGGTAATTGCCCGACTTTGTAGTAAGAATTTCCCAAATCGAACAATGCTTCCTTATCGTTTGGTTTGAGTTTCAAACCAGCTTGCAAACTATCGATCGCTGCTTTGTAATTGCCTTTTTGAAAGTGCGCCGAACCCATTGCAAACAACACGGAAGGGTTTTGGGGAGCTAACGCCTGCGCTTTATTCAGAGCCGCGATCGACTCGTTATATTTGTTTGTCTGTAAGTACAAACCCCCCAGAAGAAACCAAGCCATATAGTTTTTGGGAGCTAACTGAGTTGCCAGCCGCGCCCTCGGTACAGCCATTTCAAACTGTTGAAACTGCGCTAACTGAGCAGCCTCCTGCGCCAAACTCAATCCCTGTCGCTCCAACTGAGCTGAATCGAGTTGTAGCGTATGTGGAACGAGTGCCTGCCCCAGTGCAGGGGGAGCTACACTCCCTAAACCCAAAATCACCAGTAAAGACAGCCAGGATTTACGACTTGGCACAGTACACGCCTCAATTATCTTGCAACATAACCTTCAGCTAGCTTAAACCATACTAGGGACGAGTGAGTAGTGAGTGGCTGGTGACTAGTGACTAGTAAATTATGGTGTGGGGTGACAGTGACCAGTGACTCCTGACTCCTGACCAGTTAGTTATTTTATCTCCTCAGCCTCCTCAGCTCAAGAGCAGCTCTCTTCCTCCCTCAGCTCCCTTGTCTCCCTTGTCTCCTAGAAAAGAGCGGATAACCCTAATTTCCGTGGGGAGCGATCGCCCTTTTGCTAGAGATGAGGACACGGTAGTAGTCGTTACGATAATAAGTGTACGAAACATTTTAGTTATTGATGCTTCTTTATTACTGGGAACAATATCAGCAAGATAGTGCGGCAAGTGCGCAGGCGTATCAATGATTTATGACTTGCACCTCATAAATTTTGCTTGCTTCTTCCCTTATCCCTCACTCCTCATTCCTCGCTCCTAATATGACCGCTACCCAGCCTATAGAACTCCCCCTGATTGGTAAAATTAAGCATCCAGCGCGTTGGTTAGTTGGGCTAGTGGCTGCTGGTGTCGTAGTGGCTGGTTCTGCAACTTACGTCATCGTAGATCGATCGACACCTAAGATTGACTTGGCTAAGTTAACCGTACCAGTTGAAGCCAAAGACTTGACACTGCGAATTAATGCCAGCGGTAAAGTCGTGCCGATCCAAAGCGTCAACGTCAGCCCTAAAGTGGCGGGAGTGCTAAAGAATTTATTAGTAGAACAGGGCGATCGCGTCCAAGCCGGACAGATTATTGCCAAGATGGATGATGCCGACTTGCAAGCGCAACTGATCCAAGTACGTGCCAAACTCGCTCAAGCCCAAGCCGAATTAGCTCAAGCCCGTGCGGGAAATCGCATACAGGAGATCGATCGCGCTCAAGCGCAGGTAGATGCAGCCCAAGCTAGGGCAAACTTCGCACGGGAAAAACTAGAGCGTTATCGGAGATTAACGCAACAAGGTGCGATCGCCCAAAACGAGTTAGATCAATATGTCAGCGAAAGTCAAAGCGCTCAAGCCAATCTACGGGAAGCACAACGTCAGCTATCGCTACTCAAAAGCGGTAGTCGTCCAGAAGAAATCGCCCAACGCCAAGCAGTCGTGCAAGCAGCTCAAGGTGAGTTACAAGCTCTTCAAGTTAAGCTCAACGATACAATTATTCGCGCTCCCTTTACTGGTCTGGTAACGCAAAAGAATGCTTCAGAAGGGGCTTTTGTGACCCCAACAACCTCTGCATCTAGCGGCACGTCTAGCTCGAATTCATCGCTAGCAAACTCAACTTCGATTGTCG
This genomic window contains:
- a CDS encoding transglycosylase domain-containing protein encodes the protein MTPPQPPRKPQTLLSRATQVVKTLQAKVQIPGLALKPNARVAELWIQDAGTDKAETYPLLGDRYSIGRSAKSCDIVVRNPVVSQIHLSLARDTSKRQSPFVLRDENSTNGIYWGKRRVAAIELHHGDVFTLGPPELAAAVRIKFHNPPPQYVRTLQWVACGIGGVTALLALIVGYEWTKFSVTPLPAATGGPTIVFARDGETMLRQPRSTAHTDLQNLQDFSTYLPKAVIASEDSRYYWHFGVDPIGILRATVVNVGSREFEQGASTVTQQVARSIFRSYVGAEDSLGRKLREAVVALKLETFYSKDFILLMYLNRVFLGADTYGFEDAARFYFDKSAKELNLSEAATLVGILPSPNGFNFCGDVRSNQKAIEYRNRVISRMLAQGMVTTEEANRARRSQIEVSSRVCEAQAKTIAPYFYNAVFQELQAILGKELAAEGNYIVETQLDLDMQAKAEEALRNSVRQAGASIGYSQGAVVTLDASTGAVLAMVGGTDYKTSQFNRVTQAQRQPGSAFKLFTYAAAIEKGISPEKSYSCAPVSWQGQRFRGCIRGSDELDVATGLALSENPIALRVAQDVGLDSIMRMAQRLGIQSPLQPVPGLVLGQSETSLLEMTGAYGAIANDGVWNRPHLIMRILDSSDCDDRQDLKTCREIYAYNRTQTTNRRILSPGVAQTVTSMLRGVVERGTGTAANIGLGEEAGKTGTSGLAARNQNFDLWFIGFLTREKLVTGVWLGNDNNAPMSGYGVQAARLWGNYMREVVR
- a CDS encoding tetratricopeptide repeat protein, encoding MPSRKSWLSLLVILGLGSVAPPALGQALVPHTLQLDSAQLERQGLSLAQEAAQLAQFQQFEMAVPRARLATQLAPKNYMAWFLLGGLYLQTNKYNESIAALNKAQALAPQNPSVLFAMGSAHFQKGNYKAAIDSLQAGLKLKPNDKEALFDLGNSYYKVGQLPDAIAQYDKAIALDKKFWPAINNIGLIQYEQGNIDEAMKQWQAALAVDKQAAEPQLAMAVALYSQGEQTRGLQLGTAALKIDSRYGDLEFLKQNLWGDRLLADTKKLLANPKIQATIEERQEQQQQETSPIQISPQ
- a CDS encoding TIGR02587 family membrane protein — protein: MNRRLKLERSLAKSLQEYLRGITGGLLFSLPLLYTMEVWWAGFIVHPVRLLIYVLATFTLLLAYNRYAGLRRSAGALEVAIDSVEEMGIGLVVAAVMLWLLGQINADMNLTEIGGKIVVEAMTVAIGVSVGTAQLGGEAKQEGDTGMQGEDSQPSSSPVPFLADDEGDFGGQMAIALCGSVLFAANLAPTEEIIVIAIESSTARLLGLALLSILFAVLILFYSDFTGSQRFSQIRGIKNIFFGAVVTYAIALVGSAAILWFFGRFDDTTLFICLAQTVVLGVAATLGASAGRLLLQ
- a CDS encoding glycine zipper domain-containing protein, which translates into the protein MLTFKPWQTGTAFLMALTIGTSATLPMVMTAPATAQVFPSSPGSSRISDRTTIRAGARIPVRYDEAEKIVISPKERMRLTLTVAANITNRNGTVLIPAGSLIEGELVPADGGSQFIARNLIIDDGRRQSIDASSDVIETTQLRRGVSTGSILKGAVVGAAAGAALGGLTGNRRISTGEVLIGTGVGAAGGAALGRKKADVVVINPDTDLDLILDSSLTVDRY
- a CDS encoding efflux RND transporter periplasmic adaptor subunit — translated: MTATQPIELPLIGKIKHPARWLVGLVAAGVVVAGSATYVIVDRSTPKIDLAKLTVPVEAKDLTLRINASGKVVPIQSVNVSPKVAGVLKNLLVEQGDRVQAGQIIAKMDDADLQAQLIQVRAKLAQAQAELAQARAGNRIQEIDRAQAQVDAAQARANFAREKLERYRRLTQQGAIAQNELDQYVSESQSAQANLREAQRQLSLLKSGSRPEEIAQRQAVVQAAQGELQALQVKLNDTIIRAPFTGLVTQKNASEGAFVTPTTSASSGTSSSNSSLANSTSIVVLAKGLEVLAEVPEVDIGQIKSGQPVEIVADSYPDRIFKGHVRLVAPEAVVDQNVTSFQVRVALDSGTDKLLSGMNVDLTFLGQNLNDALVVPTVSIVTQQGKTGVLVPGEKNKPEFRPVTIGSSIQDQTQILQGVKQGDRVFLDLPKDQQPQQESDL